The following is a genomic window from Lysinibacillus sp. G4S2.
GCTAATAAAAAGAAGAGGTGCATGAAAGTGCAAAAGCATATTTTACTAGTAGAAGATGATGAAGCCATTCGTGAAATGGTAGAAAACTACTTAATGATGGAGGGGTTCCTTGTTACCTCTGCAATAAATGGGGAAGAGGCATTACAAAATTGTTTAAACAATTCCTTTGATTTAGTGATCTTGGATATTATGATCCCGAAACTTAATGGTTTAGAAGTTTTAAAGATCGTACGAGAACAGGCTTCATTTCCAATTATCATCATGTCAGCCAAAGATAGTGATGTTGATAAAGCGTTAGGATTGGGATTAGGGGCAGATGATTATATCGCCAAGCCGTTTTCGATGCTGGAATTTTCAGCACGTGTCAAAGCCGCCATTAGAAGAGCTACACAATACTCTAATCATGTAGATGATAAGAAAGATGTATTAGAGCTAGATAACTTAACGATAGATCTTGTTAATTTTTCAGTAGAGAAGAATGGGCAAAAAGTAAAGCTTACGTCAAAGGAATTTGCCATCTTAAAATTATTCGTAACAAATCGTAATCGAGTTTTTACAAAGCAGCAAATTTATCAACTGATCTGGAATGATGCTTACTATGGCGATGAAAATATTATTAATGTACATATAAGAAGATTACGCGAAAAAATTGAAGACAATCCATCCGACCCTCAATATGTTAAAACGCTTTGGGGAATTGGCTATAAATTTGAAGGATAAACAGATGATTATAATTCTATTACTCATTATTGTGTTACTCGTAGGAATAATTATTTTTCACGTGAGGGCAAAAAAACAACAAGATGCTACTATTCAATACATGCATCAAAAACTGCAAGCAATCATTGATGAACAATCGAGCGAGAAAATTTTAGTATCTACAGCTAATCAAGAATTACAGCAGCTGCTTATTGCGATGAATGGATTGCTAGACCATAATCAAAAAGTACTGGCGACACATCGAAAAATGGAAAGCTCCATGAAAAAGATGTTGGCCAATATCTCACATGATCTTAAAACACCTTTAACGGTTGTACTAGGTTATACGGAAATGCTACAGCTTAAGCAATCACTTAGTGAAGCGGAGCAGCAACGGTTGCTCACGGGCGTTCATACGAAAACATTGGAAGTATTAAAAATAATCCATACATTTTTTGACTTGGCAAAATTGGAGGCTGGGGATACAGATTATCCAATGACAAAAATTAATGTCAGTGAAATTTGCCGAAAAAATATTTTATCATTTTACGATATGGTCACCTCTATGGGGCTAGAGATAGATATTATAATACCAGATATATCCATGTATGCACTTGGTAATGAAGACGCGTTAGATAGAGTTCTGAACAATTTACTGTCAAATGCTATTGCCTACGGGGCAGCAGGAAACGTTATTGGACTAACAGTAAGAAATGATGATACTAACATTTTTATTGATGTATGGGATTGTGGTAAGGGAATTGAAGAATATCAAATTGATAATGTTTTTGAAAGAATGTATACGCTTGAGGATTCCAGAAATAAATCCTTCCAAGGTAGTGGTCTTGGCTTAACCATTACAAAACGTCTTGTAGAATTAATGGATGGCTCCATACAGCTCTCAAGTATTCCTTATGAGAAAACCATTTTTACGGTTTCATTAAAACGAATGATGTACTAAACAGTCTTGCTTGTAGAGCATTCTAATTGCTTTGCAAGCTTTTCTTCTGCACTTAAGAAATTTGTAAGAATCAAGTAATAAATTAGAGAGTTTCATTTTTTATAATAAGGATAGCTAAATTTAAGGGAGAGATCTATATGACATATATTATAAAAACGAATCAGCTTACGAAAGTGTATGAGGGAAAAGAAGTGATTTCTGCCGTCACTATGCATGTCAAAAAGGGGGAGATTTATGGCTTTTTAGGTCCTAATGGTGCTGGGAAAACCACGGTCATGAAAATGCTGACAAATCTCACGAAGCCAACGAGCGGAGACATTGAAATCTTTGGTGAAAAATTAACTGATCGATCATATGAAGTGCTGAAAAGGATGGGGACGATTATTGAATATCCCATTTTCTATGAACATTTAACAGCAAAGGAAACTTTAGAATTACATTGCGAATATATGGGCTATTATGATAAGAAAGAAATTGCTCATGTTCTAGATCTAGTGAAACTAACAAACACAGAGAAGAAGCGTGTAAAAGACTTTTCTCTTGGGATGAAACAGCGATTGGGTATCGCGCGTGCTATTATTACGAAGCCGGAATTACTTATTTTAGATGAGCCGATTAATGGACTAGATCCAGTTGGAATTAAAGAGCTTCGAGAGCTATTCAAGATGCTTTGCAAAGAGTATGGAATTACGATTATTATTTCTAGTCACATTTTGGGTGAAATTGAACAAATGGCTGATACCATTGGCGTTATTAAGAATGGAAGATTAATTACTGAAGTATCAATGAACGATATCAATCACAGTCAGACAGATTATATTGAAGTGATTGTTAACGATGGAAAAAAAGCAGCCTTTATTATAGAAAAGGAATTACATATTACTAATTTCAAGCTAATGGATGATCATGCTATTCGCATTTATGATGCGACAGCTTCCCAGAAGATGTTATCTAAAACATTGATTGAGCATGATATTGATATTGAGGGCATTAGCAAAAAAAC
Proteins encoded in this region:
- a CDS encoding response regulator transcription factor; the encoded protein is MQKHILLVEDDEAIREMVENYLMMEGFLVTSAINGEEALQNCLNNSFDLVILDIMIPKLNGLEVLKIVREQASFPIIIMSAKDSDVDKALGLGLGADDYIAKPFSMLEFSARVKAAIRRATQYSNHVDDKKDVLELDNLTIDLVNFSVEKNGQKVKLTSKEFAILKLFVTNRNRVFTKQQIYQLIWNDAYYGDENIINVHIRRLREKIEDNPSDPQYVKTLWGIGYKFEG
- a CDS encoding sensor histidine kinase — encoded protein: MIIILLLIIVLLVGIIIFHVRAKKQQDATIQYMHQKLQAIIDEQSSEKILVSTANQELQQLLIAMNGLLDHNQKVLATHRKMESSMKKMLANISHDLKTPLTVVLGYTEMLQLKQSLSEAEQQRLLTGVHTKTLEVLKIIHTFFDLAKLEAGDTDYPMTKINVSEICRKNILSFYDMVTSMGLEIDIIIPDISMYALGNEDALDRVLNNLLSNAIAYGAAGNVIGLTVRNDDTNIFIDVWDCGKGIEEYQIDNVFERMYTLEDSRNKSFQGSGLGLTITKRLVELMDGSIQLSSIPYEKTIFTVSLKRMMY
- a CDS encoding ABC transporter ATP-binding protein, giving the protein MTYIIKTNQLTKVYEGKEVISAVTMHVKKGEIYGFLGPNGAGKTTVMKMLTNLTKPTSGDIEIFGEKLTDRSYEVLKRMGTIIEYPIFYEHLTAKETLELHCEYMGYYDKKEIAHVLDLVKLTNTEKKRVKDFSLGMKQRLGIARAIITKPELLILDEPINGLDPVGIKELRELFKMLCKEYGITIIISSHILGEIEQMADTIGVIKNGRLITEVSMNDINHSQTDYIEVIVNDGKKAAFIIEKELHITNFKLMDDHAIRIYDATASQKMLSKTLIEHDIDIEGISKKTSSLEDYFLKLINGGVVNA